Proteins from a single region of Urocitellus parryii isolate mUroPar1 chromosome 4, mUroPar1.hap1, whole genome shotgun sequence:
- the Pou2af3 gene encoding POU class 2 homeobox associating factor 3: MSSTPNYFQPREFNTCVSCEENPSCLDQIFDSYLQTDTLSEPLPNCTQSPPHYFPDSFPATPFCFNQSLTPGSPSDSSTLSGSLDYSYSPAQLPSYPPDNYSSPPYLDTLNHGHSQEDYSYHHLPSNAQYNCFPAAPASVCYCASCEAEHLEAVRTAEYFYPSTDCMDFAPSAATASDFYKRETNCDICYS, encoded by the exons ATGTCTTCCACACCAAATTATTTTCAACCCCGAGAATTTAACACTTGTGTTTCTTGTGAAGAAAATCCAAGCTGCCTGGACCAGATCTTTGATTCCTATCTTCAGACTGACACACTGTCAGAGCCGTTGCCCAACTGCACGCAAAGTCCTCCACACTATTTCCCAGACAGCTTCCCGGCCACCCCTTTCTGCTTTAACCAGAGCCTG ACCCCAGGATCACCTTCAGATTCCTCCACTCTCTCTGGCTCCTTAGACTACAGTTACTCACCGGCTCAGCTGCCTTCATACCCTCCGGATAATTACAGTTCTCCCCCTTATCTGGACACCCTAAACCATGGCCATTCTCAGGAAGACTACTCCTACCATCATTTGCCCTCGAATGCCCAGTACAACTGcttccctgcagccccagcctctgTCTGCTACTGCGCATCCTGTGAGGCGGAGCACTTGGAGGCAGTCAGAACAGCTGAGTACTTCTACCCCAGCACCGACTGCATGGACTTCGCACCCTCGGCAGCCACTGCCAGTGATTTCTATAAGAGGGAAACAAACTGTGACATCTGCTATAGTTAA